Proteins encoded together in one Hymenobacter monticola window:
- a CDS encoding MG2 domain-containing protein: protein MMPKKILLATPLALLALATPQAAAGQTAPLDSLDGLTGKLLRYEQRSPHEKLFLHLDRPVYLSGETLWFKVYAADGTHARPLALSSVAYVEVLDADRQPVLQTKVALQQGTGQGTLVLPTALAAGGYTVRAYTSWMKNFSPDAYFHRSITVINTQAASGASARDSAAAYDAQFFPEGGHLVRGLRSRVAFKITDKAGRGTAAEGRVLNQRGAVVATFKTQRFGMGHFDFTPAPGPDTYTATVTLGPKRVLTQPLPVAAEQGYVIRLDDTGADELTLTVKTSSPQPEPLALLAHSRQQVALAAKQMLVNGQAVFTFKKSALLDGVSHLTLFNADRKPLCERLYFRAPQQLLALTAQADKPQYGVRNKVSVQVAAPAPAASLSMAVYRLDSLTTAPGLGIDRYLWLTSELQGTVENPDYYFTATGPEAAEATDNLLLTQGWSRFKWEDVLAAPKPFEFLPEPYGPVIQAQVLQAGTRQPRAGINVFLSSPSRIVDLSVAASNAQGVVWFEPNRFSGPREIILQTDAGQDSTSQLTLLSPFSTRYAAGARPAFGLTPRFQNDYAKRHFQAQVQNAFGSQYRNRYASGRVDSLAFFGKPDETYLLDKFTRFKVMEEVLREYVPGVVVRIRKDGFHLLVTDRTNRTLLTENPMVLLDGMPVFNINKIMAFNPLKVRKLDVLDGRYFHGPAVYNGIVSFTTYKGDLEGFPLDPHVLVQEYEGVQHQREFYAPRYDTPEAAKSRLPDLRNLLYWNPDINLTGSTAKTLDFYTGDQAGRYLVVLQGLATNGLAGSRSFVLDVKPAL from the coding sequence ATGATGCCTAAAAAGATATTGCTGGCCACGCCGTTGGCCCTGCTGGCGCTGGCTACCCCCCAAGCCGCCGCGGGCCAGACCGCGCCGCTCGACTCGCTGGACGGCCTCACGGGCAAGCTGTTGCGCTACGAGCAGCGCAGCCCGCACGAAAAGCTGTTCCTGCACCTCGACCGCCCGGTGTACCTCAGCGGCGAAACCCTCTGGTTTAAGGTTTACGCCGCCGATGGCACCCACGCCCGCCCCCTGGCCCTGAGCAGCGTGGCCTACGTGGAAGTGCTGGATGCCGACCGCCAGCCCGTGCTGCAAACCAAGGTGGCCCTGCAGCAAGGCACCGGCCAAGGCACGCTGGTGCTGCCCACGGCCCTGGCGGCGGGCGGCTACACCGTGCGCGCCTACACCAGCTGGATGAAAAACTTCAGCCCCGACGCCTACTTCCACCGCTCCATCACGGTCATCAACACCCAGGCGGCTTCGGGGGCCAGCGCCCGCGATTCGGCCGCGGCCTACGACGCGCAGTTCTTTCCCGAGGGCGGCCACCTGGTGCGGGGCCTGCGCAGCCGGGTGGCCTTCAAAATTACCGACAAGGCCGGGCGCGGCACCGCTGCCGAAGGCCGGGTGCTGAACCAGCGCGGCGCCGTGGTGGCCACCTTCAAAACCCAGCGCTTCGGCATGGGCCACTTCGACTTTACCCCGGCCCCTGGCCCCGACACTTACACGGCCACCGTCACGCTCGGGCCCAAGCGCGTGCTGACGCAGCCGCTGCCCGTGGCGGCCGAGCAGGGCTACGTGATTCGCCTCGACGACACCGGCGCCGACGAACTGACCCTGACGGTGAAAACCAGCAGCCCGCAGCCCGAGCCGCTGGCCCTGCTGGCGCACTCGCGGCAACAGGTGGCCCTGGCCGCCAAGCAGATGCTGGTGAACGGCCAGGCCGTTTTCACTTTCAAAAAAAGCGCCTTGCTCGATGGTGTGTCGCACCTTACGCTGTTCAACGCTGACCGCAAGCCCTTGTGCGAGCGGCTGTATTTCCGGGCGCCCCAACAGCTGCTGGCCCTCACGGCCCAGGCCGACAAGCCGCAGTATGGCGTCCGCAACAAGGTGAGCGTGCAGGTAGCGGCGCCCGCCCCGGCGGCCAGCCTGTCGATGGCCGTGTACCGGCTCGATTCGCTGACCACGGCGCCCGGCCTGGGCATCGACCGCTACCTCTGGCTCACGTCCGAGCTGCAGGGCACGGTGGAAAACCCCGACTACTACTTCACGGCCACCGGCCCGGAAGCCGCCGAAGCCACCGACAACCTGCTGCTGACGCAGGGCTGGAGCCGCTTTAAGTGGGAAGACGTGCTGGCCGCGCCCAAGCCCTTCGAGTTTCTGCCCGAGCCGTACGGCCCTGTGATACAAGCCCAGGTGCTGCAGGCCGGCACCCGCCAGCCCCGGGCCGGCATCAACGTCTTCCTGTCGTCGCCCAGCCGCATCGTGGACCTGAGCGTGGCGGCCAGCAATGCCCAGGGCGTGGTTTGGTTCGAGCCCAACCGCTTCAGCGGCCCCCGCGAAATCATTTTGCAAACCGACGCCGGGCAAGACAGCACCAGCCAACTCACGCTGCTCAGCCCTTTCTCGACCCGCTACGCCGCCGGGGCGCGCCCGGCGTTCGGCCTCACGCCACGCTTCCAGAACGACTACGCCAAGCGGCACTTTCAGGCCCAGGTGCAAAACGCATTCGGCAGCCAATACCGCAACCGCTACGCCTCGGGGCGCGTGGACAGCCTGGCCTTCTTCGGCAAGCCCGATGAAACGTACCTGCTGGACAAGTTTACGCGCTTCAAGGTGATGGAGGAAGTACTGCGCGAGTACGTGCCGGGCGTGGTGGTCCGGATTCGCAAAGACGGCTTTCACCTGCTGGTGACTGACCGGACAAACCGCACCCTGCTGACGGAAAACCCCATGGTGCTGCTCGATGGCATGCCGGTGTTCAACATCAACAAGATAATGGCCTTCAACCCGCTGAAGGTGCGCAAGCTCGACGTGCTGGACGGCCGCTACTTTCACGGCCCGGCCGTGTACAACGGCATCGTGAGCTTCACCACTTACAAAGGCGACCTCGAAGGCTTCCCGCTCGACCCGCACGTGCTGGTGCAGGAGTACGAGGGCGTGCAGCACCAGCGCGAGTTCTACGCCCCGCGCTACGACACGCCCGAGGCCGCCAAAAGCCGCCTGCCCGACCTGCGCAACCTGCTCTACTGGAACCCGGATATCAACCTGACCGGCTCCACCGCCAAGACGCTGGACTTCTACACCGGCGACCAGGCTGGGCGCTACTTGGTGGTGCTACAGGGGCTGGCCACCAACGGGCTGGCCGGCAGCCGCAGCTTTGTGCTGGACGTGAAGCCGGCCTTGTAG
- a CDS encoding DUF4249 domain-containing protein, whose amino-acid sequence MSSLLIRRVLSGCLVLLAACTDPYMPEVITSPPSYLVVDGFLNAQGVTTINLSRTYAVASKATQPVETQATAYIEDEAGTRLPLTEGTVKGTYTSAAQTLNPARKYRLHLRTQAGKEYVSDYVPVKITPAFDAVDWRAEREGLGIYVSTHDDANATQYYRWEYEETWEIIPPLRPSLEFLNNNIIPIRVPYPTVCWGTERSPIVQLTKTTSLSQDVVSNFLLRRLPQNSDRIFRRYSLLVQQHALTKEEYAYWDLLRKNTESIGTLFDPQPAQLTGNVHCVNSPDDLAMGFVGAHTLQQRRIFVERTQLPFSWPFNDGFTGCYPPDTLDLSKVKNPFQIFRSGVALPVGQIPKGYTISTLDCVDCRRKGTTVRPSFW is encoded by the coding sequence GTGTCTTCTCTTCTAATCCGGCGGGTGCTGTCGGGGTGCCTGGTGCTGCTGGCGGCCTGCACCGACCCGTACATGCCCGAGGTCATTACGTCGCCGCCCAGCTACCTGGTGGTCGATGGCTTTCTCAACGCCCAGGGCGTGACCACTATCAACCTTTCGCGCACCTACGCCGTGGCCTCGAAAGCCACCCAACCCGTCGAAACCCAGGCCACGGCTTACATCGAGGACGAAGCCGGCACCCGCCTGCCCCTGACCGAGGGCACCGTAAAGGGCACGTACACCTCGGCCGCGCAAACGCTGAACCCGGCCCGCAAATACCGCCTGCATCTGCGCACGCAGGCCGGCAAGGAATACGTGTCGGACTATGTGCCGGTGAAGATTACGCCGGCCTTCGATGCAGTGGACTGGCGCGCGGAACGCGAGGGCCTGGGCATCTACGTGAGCACCCACGACGACGCCAATGCCACGCAATACTACCGCTGGGAATACGAAGAAACTTGGGAGATTATTCCGCCGCTGCGGCCCTCGCTCGAGTTTCTCAACAACAACATAATTCCCATTCGGGTGCCCTACCCCACGGTGTGCTGGGGCACGGAACGGTCGCCGATTGTTCAGCTCACGAAAACCACTTCCCTGAGCCAGGACGTGGTGTCGAACTTTTTGCTGCGCCGCCTGCCCCAAAACTCCGACCGGATTTTCCGGCGCTACAGCCTGCTGGTGCAGCAGCACGCCCTCACCAAAGAGGAATACGCCTACTGGGACCTGCTACGCAAAAACACCGAAAGCATCGGCACGCTCTTCGACCCGCAGCCGGCCCAGCTCACGGGCAACGTGCACTGCGTGAACAGCCCCGACGACCTGGCGATGGGGTTTGTGGGGGCCCACACGCTGCAGCAGCGCCGCATTTTTGTGGAGCGCACCCAGTTGCCCTTCAGCTGGCCTTTCAATGACGGCTTCACGGGCTGCTACCCGCCCGACACACTCGACCTGAGCAAGGTTAAAAACCCTTTCCAGATTTTTCGGTCGGGAGTGGCGTTGCCGGTAGGCCAAATTCCTAAGGGTTATACCATATCCACCCTGGATTGCGTCGATTGTCGTCGCAAGGGCACCACCGTGCGTCCTTCGTTCTGGTAG
- a CDS encoding TonB-dependent receptor, translated as MKYCYSTCCGLLLLLLSLTGYGQQAEKTITGDFNHLLFEQFASQLEAQTAYRFYFDPTAVDSLFVTLRVQDQPVPAVLQQALQNTKFRFAIDDERRVFVTAGTVISAAPAADFYQPRPATAASLVPADEAAAPAASTRSHLVSASEYKVYEIGAGGGSGKVTLGGHIRELKSGEPVIGASIVAEALNLGTTTDQFGYYSLTLPAGRHDLKIRGLGIKNTKRQVVLRGNGKLEIEVEEDIITLKEVVIEAEKDKNVSGMQMGLEKLDIKTMRQVPTAFGETDILRVIMTLPGVKTVGEGSTGLNVRGGATDQNLILFNDATIYNPSHLFGFFSAFNPDILQGVELYKSAIPAKYGGRLASVLDITTREGNKKKFGGAGGIGPLTSRLTLEGPILKDKSSFIVSGRASYSDWILKQLSDKNFSQSAASFYDVTAHVTHEFNEKNTVYATGYFSSDRFRLASDTTYSYRNQAASLKWRHNFSNRLYGVLTGTYSHYDYDVTSTQNPVTASQLKYAIEQSGARADFTYYPNNRHTVDFGGSTLLYNIAPGSFLPRGDQSLIRPDVLSKERALESALYVSDKFDITSRFSVSAGLRYSFFQALGPRNVLQYAPGESRTEASVVDTVRYGSNKVLASYQGPEYRLSARYSLNDRASVKASYTRTRQYIHQLTNTASVSPTDVWKLSDNNIRPQVGDQYSVGYYRNFKSNTIEASVETYYKTLRDFVDYKSGATLVLNPHIETDIINAAGKAYGVEVFVKKLTGKLNGWVGYTYSRSLVQVNAATTADMINGGRYYPSNFDKPHDFTLVGNYRFSRRISTSLNATYSTGRPITLPLAKYYLGNSQRVYYSDRNAYRVPDYFRIDLAVNLEGNHKVKKLAHSSWTVGVYNLTGRHNPYSIYFKSVGGQIRGYQLSIFGNPIPTITYNFKF; from the coding sequence ATGAAATACTGTTATTCTACTTGTTGCGGCTTGTTGCTGCTCTTGCTGAGCCTGACCGGCTACGGGCAGCAGGCCGAAAAAACCATTACCGGCGACTTCAACCACCTGCTGTTTGAGCAATTTGCCAGCCAGCTGGAGGCCCAGACGGCCTACCGGTTCTACTTCGACCCCACGGCCGTGGACAGCCTGTTTGTGACGCTGCGGGTGCAGGACCAGCCGGTGCCGGCCGTGCTCCAGCAAGCCTTGCAAAACACGAAGTTCCGCTTCGCCATCGACGACGAGCGCCGGGTGTTCGTGACCGCCGGCACGGTGATTTCGGCCGCGCCCGCCGCCGATTTCTACCAGCCCCGTCCCGCCACGGCTGCGTCCCTGGTCCCGGCCGACGAAGCCGCCGCGCCGGCGGCCTCCACCCGCTCGCACCTCGTGAGCGCCTCCGAGTACAAGGTGTACGAGATTGGCGCGGGCGGCGGCAGCGGCAAGGTCACGCTGGGGGGCCACATTCGGGAGCTGAAATCGGGCGAGCCGGTGATTGGGGCGTCCATCGTGGCCGAGGCCCTGAACTTGGGGACCACCACCGACCAGTTCGGCTATTATTCGCTCACGCTGCCGGCCGGCCGCCACGACCTGAAAATCCGGGGCCTGGGCATCAAGAACACCAAGCGGCAGGTGGTGCTGCGCGGCAACGGCAAGCTCGAAATTGAGGTGGAAGAAGACATCATTACCCTCAAGGAAGTGGTGATTGAGGCCGAGAAGGACAAGAACGTTTCGGGCATGCAGATGGGCCTGGAGAAGCTGGACATCAAGACCATGCGCCAGGTGCCCACGGCCTTTGGCGAGACGGACATTCTGCGCGTCATCATGACCCTGCCGGGCGTGAAAACCGTGGGCGAGGGCAGCACGGGCCTCAACGTGCGCGGCGGCGCAACGGACCAGAACCTGATTCTGTTCAACGACGCCACCATCTACAACCCGTCGCACTTGTTCGGCTTCTTCTCGGCCTTCAACCCCGACATTTTGCAGGGCGTGGAGCTGTATAAAAGCGCTATTCCGGCCAAGTACGGCGGGCGCCTGGCCTCGGTGCTCGACATCACTACGCGCGAGGGCAACAAGAAAAAGTTTGGCGGGGCGGGCGGCATCGGGCCGCTCACCAGCCGCCTCACGCTGGAAGGGCCCATCCTCAAAGACAAAAGCTCGTTCATTGTGAGCGGCCGGGCCAGCTACTCGGACTGGATTCTGAAGCAGCTGTCGGACAAGAACTTCTCGCAGAGCGCGGCCTCGTTCTACGACGTCACGGCCCACGTCACCCACGAGTTCAACGAAAAGAACACCGTCTACGCCACGGGCTACTTCAGCTCCGACCGGTTTCGGCTGGCCAGCGACACCACCTACAGCTACCGCAACCAGGCCGCCAGCCTGAAGTGGCGCCACAACTTCAGCAACCGGCTCTATGGCGTGCTCACGGGCACCTACAGCCACTACGACTACGACGTGACCTCGACCCAAAACCCGGTCACGGCCTCGCAGCTCAAATACGCCATTGAGCAGTCGGGCGCTCGGGCCGACTTCACGTACTACCCCAACAACCGGCACACCGTGGACTTCGGCGGAAGCACGCTGCTCTACAACATCGCGCCGGGCAGCTTCCTGCCGCGGGGCGACCAGTCGCTCATCCGGCCCGACGTGCTGAGCAAGGAGCGCGCCCTGGAAAGCGCGCTGTATGTGTCGGATAAGTTCGACATCACTTCCCGGTTTTCGGTTTCGGCGGGCCTGCGCTACTCCTTTTTCCAGGCCCTGGGCCCGCGCAATGTGCTGCAATACGCCCCCGGCGAGTCGCGCACCGAAGCGTCCGTTGTCGACACGGTGCGCTACGGCTCGAACAAGGTGCTGGCCTCGTACCAGGGGCCGGAATACCGGCTGTCGGCGCGCTACTCGCTGAACGACCGGGCGTCGGTGAAGGCGAGCTACACCCGCACGCGCCAGTACATTCACCAGCTCACGAACACGGCCTCGGTGTCGCCGACGGACGTGTGGAAGCTGAGCGACAACAACATCCGCCCGCAGGTGGGCGACCAGTACTCGGTGGGCTACTACCGCAACTTCAAGTCGAACACCATCGAGGCGTCGGTCGAAACCTACTACAAGACCCTGCGCGACTTCGTGGACTACAAGAGCGGCGCCACGCTCGTGCTCAACCCCCACATCGAAACCGACATCATCAACGCCGCGGGCAAGGCTTACGGCGTGGAAGTGTTTGTGAAGAAGCTTACCGGCAAGCTCAACGGCTGGGTGGGCTACACCTACTCCCGCTCGCTGGTGCAGGTGAACGCGGCCACCACCGCCGACATGATAAACGGCGGCCGGTACTACCCCAGCAACTTCGACAAGCCGCACGACTTTACACTGGTGGGCAACTACCGCTTTAGCCGGCGCATCAGCACCTCCCTCAACGCCACCTATAGCACCGGGCGGCCCATCACGCTGCCGCTGGCCAAGTACTACCTCGGCAATTCGCAGCGCGTGTACTACTCCGACCGCAACGCCTACCGCGTGCCCGATTATTTCCGCATCGACCTGGCCGTGAACCTCGAGGGCAACCACAAGGTGAAGAAGCTGGCCCACAGCTCCTGGACGGTGGGCGTGTACAACCTCACCGGCCGCCACAACCCTTATTCCATCTATTTCAAGTCGGTGGGCGGGCAAATCAGGGGCTACCAGCTGTCGATTTTCGGCAATCCCATTCCCACCATCACGTATAATTTCAAGTTCTGA